From Malaya genurostris strain Urasoe2022 chromosome 2, Malgen_1.1, whole genome shotgun sequence:
tcgctctctcaagtcatcaagtcaaggcaaaaggtggtcatatcgagcaaaagtgaattgattctgaattttgtattatttttacacattttgtatattgaattaagtaaaagtaattttccaaactgaatttatggcctttttaattggttacacttcgagtgccggaccctgtatttaaaaaacaactacgaaatattattttcaattgaTTGCAATGAAATCAACTTATTAAAACTTCCATgcagtattcgcgtcttttatcTAAggcaattattttgtttttaaaaattttttcactaaacttgaataaaagaatATAAACAGTTCAAAACTTCTcgaattcgttttttttattgtgtcagTTTGACACAGGTATGTTGAATCACTGTGATCCAGACTAACTGAATCGATCGGCGGCGGCGGGCTTCCGCAGGTGCTTTACTTGCTCGATGGTGATTTTGAAAGATGCATGCTGAATCCGAAACGATTTTAAGCCAGGTTCATTGAAATCGGAATTAAGTTTATATCAGTCTTGTAGTCTACATGATAACCCGGAGCTGAGAAAAATCATATCAAGTTTCTCAAGAACGCATTCATGGTTTGAGCCAAGAACGAGAGGCAGCATCTTATGATATTCCAATTATTGTAATCAAACTTCTGTTTCAATATCTTGACATAAACTAGCTGTGTCAAAACAGTGTTTCcaattttttcgtttttaatagAGGCGAAGAGTGTGGCACACTTAGGCTCACAGTataacacgtatttttttagaggcacaacattgtttgtgttgagcgactctccccttggaaTTTACACATGAACCACATGTTGAAATAGATTGGTATatgtttatatgaaaaaaaggaCATCAAATTGAAAGTTTACTTCACATGAGTCTGCCGTCTGTACTTttatgtatgtaacgtttattgtatgtaacatttattgtataaaaatatGCATGCCGAATGCATTACGTTGGACTAAGCGTGTATTAAACTCGGAAtaaactgcaaaaataaaaagaaaacggTTTAAAGAGTATACGAAAGATCTACACAACTAGGTTAACGTAGCAATCAGTGTTCTGTCCATGTCGTATAATACAATAACTAAAGTACGAGCACAGTGCATTGATACTACCTTAATGACCTCATACCAAAAACAAATGCGGTTGCTCTAAAGTCTGATTCACACCTAATTCGTAAACGACGCGTTAGACaacgaaatattactttggtattcaaTACAGATGACTGTTCGAAAATGTTTTCTACAATATTGATGCGGTTCTGTTTTCATCGGTACAGTATGACACCGACGTAAACGACGAGCGTACAATTGGATTAGCTAATTATTACATTACTAAGTATCTAGTCTGTTCTCGATTGGTGAACCATACTACTGTAACAGTATTGCAAACCACGAGTTCAGCGTGTTCCTTTTGTGGTTGCTTCGCGCCCTTAAAAGCCTGTCTCGTCTCGGTAGGTGAATGAGAACGACGGCAGGAAACTCGATCCCCGTTGCTGACAGTCCTGTAGAAGGCATCAACTTGTCGTAATGAAACCGACCAATCCaaagaatataaaaataataactgcTACTCATCACTCAACTACCCAGACGTTTTATGAAGTCACTAAGCCGGAGTTGGTAACTTTACTAgcattaaattattaaattgtaCAATCGCAATACTTGTTAGCACAAATCGTATAATTCTATAAATCTTACTATACTGGAGATATGGAAtcaaaattgaaatgaaataatatgtCTTACATCTCATAATCTACAATTGAATTCTAAAAAATATTCCAGGAGTGAACTACTAATTCCTTAAAACTGAACTGTACATTCATTAGGTTTGCTGAACTTATTAGCAGTTAACTAAATGTCATCTAAACTTTACAAGATTTTGACGAATGGCAGAACGCGTACCTTCTATTGTAGAGCTTCGAGTTTATTTGTAACAAtaagttcagttcagtttcagttcaataacttgtttttttttcattaacgaATGCAAATTGTTTACCAAAATACATATTTTATTGTTGACTTTTAACCAATAGAATAAACAATAAGTGAAACTCGATTCAGgaaatacttccgaaaccgaaaactgATTATAATGCAATTGGGCTCATTCAACCATAAACTATcaagtgtacaactttgcttccgccgtttttttccaaagttaacagcttcattgcgaaaaagtgcttacagatgtattattcaaagtattgtccgtcgctagcgacaactttctaccatctttccggcaattttcggatcacggctcgaaaaaaggacagTAAtcatttgacgctatccatgaagcaatccatttttccaactcttcgaaggattgagaatgttgatctgccaggccgtgtgccatcgaacggaataggtggatgtcagaaggggcgacatctggggaatacggcgtgtggagcaagacttcccatttcagctttTCCAGATACTttctgaccacttttgcgacgtgaggccgagcattgtcgtgttgaaggatgactttgtcatatcgctcttgatattgtggccgcttttcttctagcgcgcgactaaggcgcatcagttacgttcggtagcgatcccctgtgatggtttcacccggttttaaaagctcgtagtaaatcacaccgaactgatcccaccaaaatacaaatcaataccttagcgccgtgaatattcggtgtaaaaaccccttacgattttgtctttgaagcagttgctcacatacaaatagacggcgctcaatgtccctcggtttcaactcgtacggcacccagtttccttctttctgaatcatacccagggccttgagacgtttttaaatggcttgctgactcactcactcttcatcaagcaatgcttctagttactCATctctgaaggttttttctcttccaccaccatgtttgtcttcgacatcgaaatcgccatttctaaaacgttgaaaccactcccgacacgttcttttactcagagcagcatcgccgaaagtttctgagagcattcgatgcgcttcagctgcatttttttcgaattgtaacagaaaagtaaaacttcccgcaaatggcgagaattgggcacataaacagacattttcgagcgtgaataatacgaaaacaagaacaactgtcactgaaatggcgatgacaattcgttgagCACTGTACAcattcactttaaaggcattatcatctatgtattttgaacctatcggaaaacggcggaagcaaagttgtacacctgataacatgacctacaaattggaacagttttgaacccaaCTTTTTTTAAGAagattttttaagattttctttGACGATCTGGAATTTTAGAAATTCATCAGCTTGTAATTttagaactggaagtcggacttGTATAAAATTGagcaattttttatgggactttcagtcctttcatttgaatcgtgaGTTTATGAATgtcttataaaaaaatatattagctTATTTAGAAAATGAGCCACTCACCACATGGTTATTTgaacaaaaatgtttttaaaatcgACATTTTATACTAAGCAtgaagccagagtgggcgcGACACGCGACACAAAGCGATGCGAACATTAAAGGATCTTAATTTCGTTCATTTGttttgagcaaaaaaaatagCATGTATTGCAGAGTAAACACGAGGCGTTGCGTACTGACAAGCGATTGTCGATGCGACAAATAACGAAGCAGTACGTGCTCAGTTTTTCATGCGACTAAATTATTTTTTGCCATGGCGGTAGAAGATAATTTGGATGATATCGAAGCTCCAATcggagctgtttttcaacgaaatggGATCAACAATTTCGCAACTATAACTATAAAGACTATAcatgtttttataaattttttggaTGAAAATGCTAAGAACAAATGGAAACATCTATGTGATACTTTTGGTCGGGAGCTACGAGAACTACTAAAATTTAGATCCATGGATATTTTTCACTCAAACAGAATACCGTATACAAAACCCGTGTTCAAAAACTATATGCCTACTTGTTGTTCTAGTCCGGGAAGGTGCATAATTATGGATCAAGTAAAATACTTAAGGGTCGATTTCAGGCTGCTTCCAGGACCAAAATTTTACAATGCAAAGCCTCGAAAAGGTGTTTCTtctagatttcaatttgttttcgcGATCTGACCAGAAATTTGCAGTTGCAGTCAGAGGATATAGATTTTGACACGgtagttgaaataaaaaaatggtagAATGGAATTTCCAAAACAGTACGCGAGACCGTTGTGCGATACCTGATCGGTCAAAGTTGGGAAAGGTTTGAGAGTTCCTTTGAAGTCACGATTtgtaatttgatttattttcattttttaatataATGAATTGTGTGTAGTTAAGTGAAAACCGTTCTCCAATCATCTAATTCAAATCCTGAATATATAGCCaaatgattttcagtttccAATTCACATCAATCAAACCCCTTCCGTTCCATTTCTTGAACTGTATCACAAAGTTCAATTTTCCTTACCACAACCTCCTAAAACAACGCTCGTGTTTCTGGTGGAAAACATACAAGtatcttcgatttgttttctctATAACTAGATTATTGCCTACCCCTTCTTTCGATAATCCATTCAGGAATGAAAATCAATCATAGTTTTTCAAGCACCTATAAAAAGGATAAGAATGATAAAACTCCGACCAATACCGACTAATCTTATTCTTCCGTGAAGATTCTTCTTTCATAGTTTGTGTAGAGAACAGTAGAGAGGAAGCAATTGTCTGCCAGACAGTGGTAATACGATACTCATTAAATTAACAGATAGTTTTCTTCGCCTCATAACTGTAAACTGCTTCATCGCCGCACCTCGTTCATCATCCTGTGAAAAGGGAGGAAGCGGTGTAAAAGTAAAGCCTGAATTCGCTTCACCGGCTACCCCAAATACTTACAAACCTCACAGTCAAATCCGTATCaaataacaaaaaatgtgtttataaaaCACCTCGAAGCCCCAGCGAAACCTATCAGTGGTGTGTTGACTTCGGAAGTAGAAACGTGTTCGCGAGACGCCCTGGCGTTCTGTGCTGTCGAATTATAGAAACAGGAAAAAATAAATACTTTGCAACAACAATGTCCTCAGTGGACGCTCAAGCCCCCGTCGGGAACGAGGTGGATGAAGTAACAATTGTCTCGGCAGTCAACGACCAGCGAAGCGCAAATTTTCTGCAACTGGCGATGACGGCACTCAGACTGACCCCCAGCAGTGATCGAAATAGTGGAGCAGCTCTACGCTTCAGAAAACAAATTACGCTCGACGAGGTGTCCTATCACGACACCCCTAATGACTGCTGGATTGTGCTGTTCGATCGTGTCTACGATATTACCAGTTTTCTACAACTGGTGAGTGTGAATGTCTGATGGATTCTAGTGATAGTGAACGAACTTGCGGCGGAAATGAGCGGATGTGGTGTGTTATGAACTTATTTGGATTGAAAGATTAGTTAGTGTTCTAGCGTttccggttttatttgtttctgGTTTATTTCTAAGACTAACAAACATAATTCCTGATTTAAGGCTTCAATCAGCGTAAATGTGGTTTCTGGAGTGATTTAATAACTACCCAAATAACCAAGAAGTCTAATGAGTGTTTTATAGGAGCATATAAAGCAGATATAGGACAATATTATCTTATATCTGCCCTAAAAATATACGGGTTTTGGTAGATACTTGGGTAACACGAGTATGCATGTTTAGAACGACTCACTCGCTCATCCACGTGCACTCTATTTTCGACCTAAGTCCTTTGGTCGCATGCGAAGTGAGCACGAGAAGCTGTGACGATTTGGACGCTATCAATAGCTTACGAGAAGATGGAAACGCTAAATAAAAGTAAATCGAAGGGAACATatcagagtaagcgttgagtcgaACCGAGCAGCAGAGATGTctagtgaaaatttcaaatatttttacatAGGATTGAAAAAGTCTGTGAACTCGGAAAAAAATCTGCGGACTTCAAGTTCCTAATTGAGAAAGATGCACGGAATTGGTTTTCGAGCAAAACAAAACCACACCGATTTTGAAAGTCTATTAATTTTGACGAAGAATGTGGTACGAAGTTTGTGCATCTAAAACTGAATCACTCCTGAACATTTCTAGTTCCATATTCCATAGAGGTTCCCGATTATTTAGAGGCTAATGCATTATCCTACatgaaaaaatctgtttttatcTCTGTTCACCTATTTTACGAAATTCATGTAATGAAATAGTGTGAAGTGAGATTGTGCGAAATTAATGAGTTTTAGGAAAGATTGGGAAGGAATGTGCGGGATTAGATGAGATTAGATAAGATCATTGGAATGAAAAGGATTTAGAATCCAGTATTTAAAACGATTTACTTCTTTGTTTCAGTTGAAATCTACGTTCTACGTTCTACATAGGGTTATTATACCAAGTGTGATCTCATTAATAGAAACGTTATGTAATTTTTTGGATTACTCGACTCTCAATTCACGAATtgcgataaaatcgaatacaatgtcTTCGTTTcagctctaagaagcaatatcgCAGAAAAAATACTTATAAAATTCTACGCGAAACTTGAAGCGAAGACTCCCATTGTCATCTTACCTCAAGGTCACCTCTTACCTTATATACTCAATATAAGGAAACTACTGGAACTGAGATGAAAGGGGTATCGTTACCCTATTTAGgtgaaaaaaaagttcagtGCTGATGCCTAATACCTGAATCTTCAATTTGATTTAGATTTTCGGTTATGATTTGACTTGCAATAATAGAACTTTTCGCAAGTCACTTCTACAAAACCCTTGAGGAGAACCTTAACCAAATTTACTAGAATGTCAAATTCGACATAGCAGACACCTACGAGATATATCTTACCGCTGTTTagatttttctttgtatttttgtgaaacgcttttataaaattgttatttGAGTTCTAACAAAAAAGTGAGAGGTTTTCAAGATTGTCATGAACAAGCAAAACTTTTaagtaaacaatggaagaaaataatttataatttatttgtGACAAGATTTCCAAAATATCTGCATTACGCTAGTCCtggtctatatatatatatatatatatatatatatatatatatatatatatatatatatatatatatatatatatatatatatatatatatatatatatatatatatatatatatatatatatatatatatatatatatatatatatatatatatatatatatatatatatatatacatatatatatatatatatatatatatatatatatatatatatatatatatatatatatatatatatatatatatatatatatatatcaaccCTTTTTGATAACTGTCAGTCGAATTTAACAAATATTCAACAGCTGTTTTgctgaaacgaaaaaaaaaactgcctgAATCTGACAATCATATTACTATGCAATTAATGCGATTTTATTTGTTACCGCAGAATGATAATGGCTTGTAAGGTTCGCTGAATCTTGAAATTCGATGTACACCCAAAACTatgacaaactaacaaacttctTTATGTtgaatttctaaaaaaaaaagttcaatcccTTTTCTGTGGCAACCAAGAATGGCAATTGgagtttcaaatattttttcaaaaagtttaacaTGTCTGCACATTAGAGATGATAGTGGTGAAATATTCGGAATCAACAAAGTATTCGCACCATTAGTCTTTGGCTTTGAGccgtaaattatttcaaatgaatcgacaccaaccagaaaaaaaacatttttggatACCTTTGAATCCCCCCTAATTCCAATTTGCAAATCATGTATTTATGCTATAGATTTGGAACAATTCCGTTTTGAGTGTATTGATGATAAGACGAATGCTATTGTATAAAAACATTCACAACCATGCTGGCGATAAAACGTTTTAGTGTGCAATACCCTCCATGAAGATCTATGATTCATTTAGGAAAATTTTTGGTCAAACTATGTTAAACGCAGTTTTTAGCAATGTAATTAGACTTAGCCCGCAGAGAAAGCTGATGATTATTCTAAAATTCACATTTCACAGATAACCTATCATCTGCCGCCTTTAAATCATTACTCAACGTTTACCCACACATTTCAACACCAATCGTGAGATGGCAGTCTTTGCTAAAAATATAGCAACATTGTTGCTATTCATAGATTCGTGTACACTGATAATGCAACTCCAAAACCGGCAAGGCTTATCTGCGCCCATGGcgagaaattttaaaaattagttgTTGCCTGGGAATAGAAGAAACATCCAGAACGTTTACATTTTCAAGTCATTTGAAAGCTTTTCTACTGCTTTTATTTCAGCACCCCGGAGGTCACGACGTACTTCTGGAACATGCGGGTCGGGATGCAACAATCGCTTTCAATGGCAGTGGACATTCGAAAGCTGCTTttgcttcgctgaaaatgtacgAGATAGGAGAGCTTCCGCTCGAAGAATGCATCTATAGGTGCCCCGGGAAACTGAACGCCACTCACCTTCCCGATTGAAGACTGACGATTGTTCGCTGCATTCGAtggaactaattttgtttttaaactcGCTGAAACTTGAGAAGCAATTAATTAACCATAGACTAAGTCTACATTGGTAACAAAGCTTTAACATTGGTCAATGTGTCGTATTTCAGGGATGTAGGCTACTATTGTACGACAGTATTGGCATCTTAGCAAGTTGCATTCTTGGTGTTGCAATCTTTACTTTACCTAATGATTAAGTTTaatttatagaatttttttttctttcaaatcttcggaatcaaattttgaattaagtGATGACATCCCTCAAGCATCCTCATTTAAATTAGtcaattgattgtgtgaattattCCAGTTTTTACTTTTTCGATACTAGAATTGTAGTGATGAAATGTTTCCAGTGCACTTAAACTTCTGctgaatattattgaaaaaattgccTCTGGATCGGtgcgaacggtgcacaaaacaCTCTGCTGAGAAGAGCAAGTTGAATAATGCGGGATTTTCAGTTGCGCTATTATCACATAGGTGTCCACATTTTCATCTTCAGTTCGACTGTCTCTAGTTGATAACAGTTCCTCTAGTCCGAATTGCAACCCATTGAGTAGAACCGCTGgctccattattatcattatcaatcattattatattattattgttattattattattattattttttttgtttcgattatagaggttttaaccttaaggtcattcgcctcttcgggccagaaaaactttctgaccctatgtgcggggttgggaatcgaacccaggtgaactgcgtgaaaggcatcgactacccattacgctacaccCATCCCCtaaattatttctattattattatttttattattattattattattattattattattattattattattattattattattattattattattattattattattattattattattattattattattattattattattattattgttaccaTTTATTTAGCTCATACACAATTAGGTATTAGGTCGCTGACCGAAGGATGCCGCTGGTTCTTCTAAAGGTCTATCCACACTAGACCGACCCGAATACGACTTTTTTCTGCTTCTGATGTGGCACACAGCAATGCGCATGTGCAGCTCACCCATAGCTGAAGCTAAAAAATACTCGGTGTCGGTTCAGTCTAGTGCGGATAGACTTTAACGCATAAGAAAATATGATTGACCTTGGGttttttatactcgtccagtttAACGGCAGAACTGATATGTATCTGATTCAGTgttggaaaaaaatcgaaatctcAAAAATCGTGACAAAAATTTTTCAGAAGTGAATTTCAgacaaaaaacgtgattaatccacctggcagtgagatgataccttttttttatcaatccgcatgtgttttttgcatggatattcttaggtgttttagttctcatgacattattttaattatcgtcgttttaaacggcaaattgagattttaatcactcagtgTCCGAGACATACttacaatgctgcgctcctgttacttctataaatcaaattcataccACAGTCTGTtttataagagcgtggtcactgttgtgagaaaattaaaatactcaacataaaaatgtttttgaatattgttttattagatcaaaaacttgcatgcaatagcaagtccaatccccttcagcgttaataatggcttgactccttcgaggcatactttgagcgagattttgcttgtatttttctgaaaacgacctccaaatttgtgaattcggcgaacaagctgtttcaaattgtgtgaTCGGTTTCCCCAAGCTTCAacttcatttgagcccaaacgttctTAATTGAATTTGAATCGGATCGATCCAAGGTCACACCATTTTGCTCCTTTGCCCATTCAAGACGTGttttcactcaacatcggtTATTGCAAAGAAtttcgaaatttgaaattattcgcgatcaaatgtctgcgaacagttccgtacgatatatttaaaccttttttggtcaattttgaagcaccttcgcgtaaagttaatgttggatttttcaaaaacagatcacaaatcactttttcgtctttttccgacaatacaGCGACAGAGTTGCGATTTGGAAAGACGTCGACATTTTTTCGAACTTCGAGGTTGAAAGTTTTATGGCTACTTGTTACTtgaatgaaaatctcggaattgattttttcagtcactgagtttaTTTTAGAATATCacatgaactgattttttcacgatcAACTTTacctgatcatgattttccaacACTTGTCTGATTACATTAAAACTGCCGTTTAAGTGCAAAAAATTACATTAACTTGATTCCATTTTGCATTTACCAGTCTACGTGCAGTgtaatttaagtgtgtagatagAATGCTGCTTCAAAGACGCTACCTTTTGGCAACTAGCTGCAATAATATCAATAATGACCCAGCTAAAGAAAGggaaaagaaaattatttcaatttggCGATTGCTGTTCCAATCCAATTCAAGCTTGAAAAATGATCTCTAA
This genomic window contains:
- the LOC131430058 gene encoding cytochrome b5-like, which translates into the protein MSSVDAQAPVGNEVDEVTIVSAVNDQRSANFLQLAMTALRLTPSSDRNSGAALRFRKQITLDEVSYHDTPNDCWIVLFDRVYDITSFLQLHPGGHDVLLEHAGRDATIAFNGSGHSKAAFASLKMYEIGELPLEECIYRCPGKLNATHLPD